One window from the genome of Cucumis melo cultivar AY chromosome 10, USDA_Cmelo_AY_1.0, whole genome shotgun sequence encodes:
- the LOC103491902 gene encoding MLP-like protein 329 yields MSLIGKLVSELEINAAAEKFYEIFKDQCFQVPNITPRCIQQVEIHGTNWDGHGHGSIKSWYYTIDGKAEVFKERVEFHDDKLLIVLDGVGGDVFKNYKSFKPAYQFVPKDRNHCQAILSIEYEKLHHGSPDPHKYIDLMIGITNDIGSHIK; encoded by the exons ATGTCTCTAATTGGAAAGCTTGTGAGTGAATTAGAGATCAATGCAGCTGCTGAGAAATTTTACGAAATATTCAAAGATCAATGTTTTCAGGTTCCCAATATAACCCCCAGATGCATTCAACAAGTTGAAATTCATGGTACTAATTGGGATGGCCATGGACATGGCTCTATCAAGTCTTGGTATTACACTATTG ATGGCAAGGCAGAAGTTTTTAAGGAACGGGTCGAGTTTCACGATGATAAATTGTTGATAGTCTTGGATGGAGTGGGAGGAGATGTGTTCAAAAATTATAAAAGCTTTAAACCAGCTTACCAATTTGTACCTAAGGATCGTAACCATTGCCAGGCAATTCTGAGTATAGAGTATGAGAAACTTCATCATGGGTCTCCTGATCCTCATAAGTATATTGACCTCATGATTGGTATCACTAACGACATTGGATCTCACATTAAATAA